A genomic stretch from Vanrija pseudolonga chromosome 6, complete sequence includes:
- the bacC_1 gene encoding Dihydroanticapsin 7-dehydrogenase, which yields MTSLQGKVVIVTGGASGIGLATSKLTPLLGPARAGANVVLVDLNESSIASATASLKAGGDNLIVVQGDTSVEATSEKATKDALAKWGRVDGAVLAAGIGHTPGPFHDTTEENYDLVMGVNAKGVFLGMKHALRGFLASPSKGEGCSIVAISSVAGLEGLPYIAGYSASKFAVRGLVANAAAEYGPRGIRVNAICPGYIETPLTAAASSTNMEERAKERSSLKRNGKPEEVASAAVYLLSAESSFVTGSSLRVDGGCSRWV from the exons ATGACCTCTCTCCAAGGCAAAGTTGTCATCgtcaccggcggcgcgagcggcatcGGGCTCGCGACGAGCAAG ctgacTCCTCTACTAGGCcctgctcgcgccggcgccaacgtcgtcctcgtcgacctgaACGAGTCGTCCATcgccagcgcgacggcctccCTGAAGGCAGGCGGCGACAACCTGATCGTCGTGCAGGGCGACACGAGCGTCGAGGCCACGTCGGAAAAGGCGACCAAGGACGCGCTGGCCAAGTGgggccgcgtcgacggcgccgtgctcgccgcgggcATCGGGCACACGCCGGGTCCTTTCCACGACACGACCGAGGAGAACTATGACCTCGTTATGGGGGTCAATGCCAAGGGCG TCTTCCTCGGCATGAAGCACGCCCTCCGCGGCTTCCTCGCCTCCCCGTccaagggcgagggctgcTCCATCGTCGCCATCTCGTCCGTCGCGGGTCTGGAGG GCCTCCCCTACATCGCGGGCTACTCGGCCTCCAAGTTTGCCgtgcgcggcctcgtcgcgaaCGCTGCAGCCGAGTACGGCCCGCGCGGGATCCGCGTGAACGCGATTTGTCCTGGGT ACATCGAGACCCCGctcactgccgccgcgtcctcgaccaaCATGGAAGAGCGCGCAAAGGAGCGCTCGAGCCTCAAGCGTAACGGCAAGCCCGAGGAGGTGGCCTCTGCCGCCGTGTACCTCCTCAGCGCGGAGAGCTCGTTCGTCACCGGCAGCAGtctgcgcgtcgacggcggctgcTCGCGCTGGGTGTAG
- the pip_2 gene encoding putative proline iminopeptidase, which produces MPTVPLTPKAAYPASAPFDSQTLKVSELHTIYFWQAGNPKGKPVVFLRSSHGGPGGGTGPDDTIYFDPKVYRIVLIDQRGAGRSEPTAELRENTTWDLVADIERVREQLGIAKWLVFGGSWGSTLSLAYAQTHPDRTAALVLRGIFLLRKSELRWFYQDGASHIWPEAFEPYHEHIAPAERNDLISAYYKLLTSDDNATSLAAANAWATWEESTSKLYQDPVMVARATNDPKWSRAFARIECHYFVNNGFFPDGHLIDQAQLDKVRHIPIIVVQGRYDCVCPARSAYDLKKAWGDALRLYIVDDAGHSAHEAGITKLLVAATDEFGGSVQW; this is translated from the exons ATGCCCACTGTGCCGCTTACGCCCAAGGCGGCGTACCCCGCTTCCGCGCCGTTCGACTCCCAGACGCTCAAGGTGTCGGAGCTGCACACGATCTA CTtctggcaggcaggcaaccCGAAGGGCAAGCCAG TCGTCTTCCT CCGTTCTAGCCACGGCGGACCGGGCGGCGGAACCGGCCCAGACGACACGATCTACTTCGACCCCAAGGTGTACCGCATTGTGCTTATTGACCAGCGCGGTGCGGGGCGGAGCGAGCC caccgccgagctgcgcgaaAACACCACGTGGGACCTCGTGGCGGACAttgagcgcgtgcgcgagcagctcggcatcgccaAGTGGCTCGTATTCGGCGGGTCATG GGGATCGACCCTCTCCCTTGCCTACGCGCAGACACACCCAGACCgcacggccgcgctcgtgctgcGCGGTATCTTCCTGCTGCGCAAGTCGGAGCTGCGCTGGTTTTACCAGGACGGCGCGAGTC ACATCTGGCCCGAGGCCTTCGAGCCCTACCACGAGCACATtgcgcccgccgagcgcaacGACCTCATCAGCGCATACTACAAGCTCCTCACGTCCGACGACAACGCgacctcgctcgcggccgccaacgcGTGGGCCACGTGGGAGGAGAGCACGAGCAAGCTGTACCAGGACCCGGTGATGGTTGCTCGTGCGACCAACGACCCCaagtggtcgag GGCCTTCGCCCGCATCGAGTGCCACTACTTTGTCAACAACGGTTTCTTCCCCGACGGCCACCTCATCGACCAGGCCCAGTTGGACAAGGT CCGCCACATCCCGATCATTGTCGTGCAGGGGCGCTACGACTGTGTCTGCCCG GCTCGCTCCGCTTATGACCTCAAGAAGGCCTGGGGCGACGCCCTTCGCCTTtacattgtcgacgacgcaggcCATTCGGCCCACGAGGCCGGGATCACCAAGCTGCTCGTGGCCGCGACCGACGAGTTTGGGGGCAGTGTGCAGTGGTAG
- the stk11 gene encoding Serine/threonine-protein kinase stk11, with protein MLHQVRAPSPFDAASLPPRGSSIAAAVAAAAASTSTGIKRSSSVPRMPPAVTPQPRTASHPPISTASRNDLFNTAWDAPTPPPPPRLDVSLPSRRSRTPPPPVVVDHIPLATSPASLPTSPGYLSAAPSPTSPLRHSHTATAPAATTISKTSSFFASAAADTPPPAPKLAPPGIGLGPAPTPSPLSLSRASSLRARTLPSLPSPPPPPDDAAAHDALSPLHQSPSLPSTSTSATWQPPRPPNADDIQLRLYPEPAYLLGEGRYARAYLGSYKRVGRSGGWTLCAAKRLAADRESQTMGLREAFFLNRLKGEPAARATSPLRERAHQRQRQNARGRVYVVKLIAVKEDGGDEAPQRAHTRSASDQVDGAPTTPSRALRHRSSTIYANGRQSVDLEAALPAPTANVSRLVLVLEHAPLGSLDRLLRTSPDLVGPELWGRWAREAAEALEWVHSRGVVHADVKPSNLLLTDDLHLRLSDFGSSLLIHPAHPPTDGVGLGTLPFSPPELVDPAAPFSFPIDVFALGATLYQCITGREPYRGCRGVEMIHHVRNGGLWDWEERERLSRVGEEVVPGTAAGSPYPSAWRDDNAPIAMPDATLVRRGGSLRVPGPGARPARSAAVALDPPFHVSPPNDDRPERPGIHRVGSAESIKASDDLAVSDAGDSPAGAKLWAAWRRSGHGMTPIERLLRGDDEPDPALAEPGSPTPISRASSLRSPTGAAGVTRSSSLASRSNSLRSRRSPTSLRSPTSALDAPVAVAVVPPPDAAAYEDGAPAMFFLGSPPTRVPDDVRDVLRAMLDPVASTRPTAAEVVGAWDELRVGVPGE; from the coding sequence ATGCTGCACCAAGTCcgtgcgccgagcccgtTCGACGCGGCAAGCCTCCCCCCGCGCGGCAGCTCgatcgcggccgccgtcgccgcggccgctgcaTCGACATCAACAGGCATCaagcgctcgtcgagcgtgccccgcatgccgccggccgtcacgccccagccccgcACCGCGTCACATCCGCCcatctcgacggcgtccCGAAACGACCTCTTCAACACGGCCTGGGAcgcgcccaccccgccgcccccgccgcgcctcgacgtcTCGCTGCCGtcccgccgcagccgcaccccgcccccgcccgtcgtcgtcgaccatATCCCGCTCGCCACTAGCCCCGCGAGCCTCCCCACATCCCCGGGTTAcctctccgccgcgccgtcccccacctcgccgctTCGCCATAGCCACACAGCAACAGCGCCTGCCGCGACAACAATATCAAAAACGTCGAGCTTCTTCGCGTCCGCAGCGGCAGACAcgcccccgccagcgccaaagctcgcgccgccgggtATCGGCTTAGGGCCGGCACCTACCCCATCGCCGTTATCGCTCAGCCGCGCGAGTTCGCTTCGCGCAAGGACATTACCCAGCCTCCCgtcgcctcccccgccgccagacgACGCAGCGGCACACGACGCGCTCTCCCCGCTCCACCAGAGCCCGAGCTTGCccagcacgtcgacgagTGCTACCtggcagccgccgcggcccccaAACGCAGACGACATCCAGCTCAGGCTGTACCCCGAGCCGGCgtacctcctcggcgaggggcGCTACGCGCGGGCGTACCTCGGGTCGTACAAGCGCGTGGGGCGGTCCGGCGGCTGGACGCTGTGCGCTGCGAAGCGGCTggccgccgaccgcgagTCGCAGACCATgggcctgcgcgaggcctTCTTCCTCAACCGGCTCAAGGgggagccggcggcgcgcgcgaccagccCGTTGAGGGAACgcgcgcaccagcgccaacgccagAACGCCCGAGGACGCGTGTATGTCGTCAAGTTGATTGCTGTCAAGGAGGacggcggggacgaggcgccgcagcgcgcgcatACGCGCTCGGCCAGCGACCAGGTCGACGGCGCACCGACAACCCCGTCCCGTGCCCTCCGGCACCGGAGCAGCACAATCTATGCGAATGGGCGGCAGAGCGTGGATCTTGAAGctgcgctgccggcgccgacggctaACGTCTCGCGGCTGGTCCTCGTTCTTGAGCATGCGCCGCTGGGATCCCTCGACAGGCTGCTCCGCACCTCGCCTGATCTAGTAGGTCCCGAGCTGTGGGGCCGCTGGGCGCGCGAGGCAGCGGAAGCCCTCGAGTGGGTGCactcgcgcggcgtggtgcacgccgacgtcaagcCGTCAAACCTGCTGCTCACCGACGACCTGCACCTCCGCCTGAGCGACTTTGGCTCGTCGCTCCTCATCCACCCGGCGCACCCGCCAaccgacggcgtcggcctcggcacgctgcccttctcgccgcccgagctcgtcgaccccgccgcgcccttCTCCTTCCCCATCGACGtcttcgcgctcggcgcaaCGCTGTACCAGTGCATCACTGGTCGCGAGCCGTAccgcggctgccgaggcgtcgAGATGATCCACCATGTGCGCAACGGCGGCCTGTGGGACtgggaggagcgcgagcggctgtCCAgagtgggcgaggaggtcgtgcCCGGCACTGCGGCTGGGTCGCCATATCCATCGGCATGGCGAGACGACAATGCGCCGATAGCGATGCCCGACGCGACTCTTGTTCGCCGTGGTGGCTCGTTGCGCGTCCCAGGGCCCGGAGCGCGGCCCGCCCGGTCCGCCGCTGTGGCCCTCGACCCGCCATTCCACGTCTCGCCACCGAACGACGACAGGCCCGAACGGCCGGGCATCCACCGCGTCGGgtcggccgagtcgatcaaggcgagcgacgaccTTGCTGTATCCGATGCCGGCGactcgcccgccggcgccaagctgtgggcggcgtggagaCGGTCAGGGCATGGCATGACGCCGATCGAACGGCTCTtacgaggcgacgacgagccagaccCAGCGCTCGCTGAGCCGGGCTCGCCTACGCCGATAtcccgcgcgagctcgctccgctccccgaccggcgcggcgggggtcacgcgctcgtcgtcgctagCGAGCCGGTCCaactcgctgcgctcgcgccgctcgcccacgTCCCTCCGCTCACCTACgagcgcgctcgacgcgcccgtcgccgtagCCGTGGTGCCGCCacccgacgccgcagcgtaCGAGGACGGTGCGCCGGCCATGTTCTTCctcggctcgccgccgacccgcgTGCcggacgacgtgcgcgacgtcCTCCGCGCCATGCTCGATCCcgtcgcgagcacgcgccccacggccgccgaggtcgtcggtgCTTGGGACGAGCTGCGTGTCGGTGTGCCGGGGGAGTAG
- the LZTR1 gene encoding Leucine-zipper-like transcriptional regulator 1 gives MDSNGRQRASLPGSSTFRRLPTLTRSPFRRTDKGSSPSPEPIAEANANANNAASTSASRGSTFPSLARVVVDDSSLSSALFGTPIPPIAEDPNSASGSAPPLPASSTPNPRASAALGGLGSTSDLAGIAATPPQAISGSQSLYGSSSPLVAYPYKPAANRTPLPHSSPLATVNVNAAAGASPANYDLEPITYPAHLAQRRPPGSSASPPPHGASSAAASRSPSGSSPPPNITSISPLPATTPVPSASAPATSPVAPAVPARSAHRYRDFTLGSTGLVSAMNLTTQNLTAHQAIQNGVSSAPSLRTLAAVGENQQTRRVSSARQPSNPSQDDKSAKVREAAAAAAAATAAANAAAATSNGLSLEPLLPSGKVPRAPPSEMYFAPIPAHGRPPAQPIRAHTGTLVDDKIWVIGGVDSKSCWRGVACFDTESYHWTMIETFGDALPPLRAHTTNIVGNTLYLFGGGDGPTYSNDVWAFDTISHRFSRPEITTPRDKHPPPRRAHTALLYRNFIVVFGGGNGQAALNDLWALDVSDPDHLSWHEWTTHGDIPPKKGYHSANLVQDKMVVFGGSDGHASFGDVHVLDLQSLEWTHIDVSPQQNRLSHTTSLVGNFLYIIGGHNGHAYAQDVLVLDLLNWHYEYKSPKGLPPPGRGYHVAVLHDSRIWISGGYNGVEVYDDVWVLELGAGSYLTQVADFQLDEKKVPHKDKDGKPVFIAAPGHVRNGNRI, from the exons ATGGACTCGAACG GCAGGCAACGCGCATCCCTCCCAGGCTCGTCAACATTTCGCAGGCTGCCAACCCTTACCCGCTCCCCGTTCCGAAGGACAGACAAGGgatcctcgccctcgccagaACCCATTGCCGAAGCCAACGCAAACGCCAACAACGCCGCTAGcacgtcggcatcgcgcgGGTCAACCTTTCCATCActggctcgcgtcgtcgtcgacgactcgTCGCTTTCCTCGGCTCTCTTTGGCACGCCGATCCCACCGATCGCCGAAGACCCtaactcggcgtcgggctcggcacCTCCTTTGCCAGCTAGCTCGACTCCCAACCCACGCGCAAGCGCAGCACTCGGTGGCCTAGGCTCAACCTCGGACCTCGCTGGCATCGCCGCAACCCCGCCGCAAGCAATCTCGGGCTCGCAGAGCTTGTACggttcgtcgtcgcccctcgtcgcctACCCCTACAAGCCGGCCGCGAACCGCACCCCACTGCcccactcgtcgccgctcgcaACAGTAAACGTcaacgcagcagcaggcgcgtCGCCAGCAAACTACGACCTCGAGCCCATCACCTACCCCGCGCACTTGGCCCAGCGGAGACCACCTGGATCCAGCGCGTCTCCCCCACCACACGGCGCTTCGTCGGCTGCAGCCTCGCGCTCACCATCGGGCTCGAGCCCACCGCCCAACATTACCTCAATCTCCCCGCTCCCGGCGACCACGCCGGTGCCCTCTGCATCCGCCCCTGCTACGTCCCCCGTGGCGCCGGCCGTCCCAGCCCGCTCCGCTCATCGCTACCGCGACTTTACTCTTGGGTCGACCGGACTCGTGTCGGCCATGAACCTCACGACCCAGAACCTCACTGCCCACCAGGCTATCCAGAATGGTGTCAGCAGTGCGCCATCTTTGAGAACGCTGGCAGCCGTAGGCGAGAATCAGCAAACAAGACGagtcagctcggcgcgccagccgtcCAACCCTTCCCAGGACGACAAGAGCGCAAAGGTGCGAgaggcggccgcggcagcagccgcagctaCTGCTGcagccaacgccgccgcagccacctCGAACGGCCTTTCCCTCGAGCCTCTCCTTCCTTCCGGCAAGGTTCCCCGCGCACCGCCAAGCGAAATGTACTTTGCGCCTATACCTGCGCACggtcgcccgcccgctcagCCGATCCGTGCGCATACTGGCACGCTCGTCGATGACAAGATCTGGGTcattggcggcgtcgactcAAAGTCATGCTGGCGAGGAGTGGCCTGCTTTGACACGGAATCATACCACTGGACAATGATTGAGACGTTTGGTGACGCTCTCCCACCATTACGCGCTCACACGACCAACATTGTCGGCAATACCCTGTATCTCTTTGGTGGAGGCGACGGCCCGACCTATTCGAATGACGTCTGGGCGTTTGATACGATCTCGCATCGCTTCTCGCGCCCGGAAATCACCACGCCAAGGGACAAGCACCCACCGCCACGACGCGCTCATACCGCGCTCCTGTACCGCAACTTTATTGTCGTTTTTGGCGGCGGAAATGGTCAGGCGGCACTCAACGACCTCTGGGCCCTCGACGTGTCGGACCCCGACCACCTCTCGTGGCATGAGTGGACGACGCATGGTGACATTCCGCCAAAGAAGGGTTACCACTCGGCCAACCTCGTCCAGGACAAGATGGTGGTGTTTGGTGGCAGTGACGGCCACGCGAGTTTCGGCGACGTACATGTGTTGGACTTGC AATCCCTGGAATGGACACACATCGACGTCTCGCCGCAGCAGAACCGCCTGTCGCACACGacctcgctcgtcggcaacTTCTTATACATCATCGGTGGCCACAACGGCCACGCGTACGCCCAAGACGTGCTCGTGCTGGATCTGT TGAACTGGCACTACGAGTACAAGTCGCCGAAGGGCCTGCCACCACCTGGACGAGGCTACCACGTCGCGGTGCTTCACGATTCCCGTATCTGGATCAGTGGCGGCTACAATGGCGTTGAAGTGTATGACGACGTCTGGGTTTTAGAACTCGGAGCAGGGTCATACTTGACCCAAGTG GCCGACTTTCAactcgacgagaagaaggtgCCCCACAAGGATAAAGACGGCAAGCCTGTATTTATCGCCGCGCCAGGACATGTGCGCAACGGCAACCGGATCTAG
- the LZTR1 gene encoding Leucine-zipper-like transcriptional regulator 1, which produces MDSNAISGSQSLYGSSSPLVAYPYKPAANRTPLPHSSPLATVNVNAAAGASPANYDLEPITYPAHLAQRRPPGSSASPPPHGASSAAASRSPSGSSPPPNITSISPLPATTPVPSASAPATSPVAPAVPARSAHRYRDFTLGSTGLVSAMNLTTQNLTAHQAIQNGDDKSAKVREAAAAAAAATAAANAAAATSNGLSLEPLLPSGKVPRAPPSEMYFAPIPAHGRPPAQPIRAHTGTLVDDKIWVIGGVDSKSCWRGVACFDTESYHWTMIETFGDALPPLRAHTTNIVGNTLYLFGGGDGPTYSNDVWAFDTISHRFSRPEITTPRDKHPPPRRAHTALLYRNFIVVFGGGNGQAALNDLWALDVSDPDHLSWHEWTTHGDIPPKKGYHSANLVQDKMVVFGGSDGHASFGDVHVLDLQSLEWTHIDVSPQQNRLSHTTSLVGNFLYIIGGHNGHAYAQDVLVLDLLNWHYEYKSPKGLPPPGRGYHVAVLHDSRIWISGGYNGVEVYDDVWVLELGAGSYLTQVADFQLDEKKVPHKDKDGKPVFIAAPGHVRNGNRI; this is translated from the exons ATGGACTCGAACG CAATCTCGGGCTCGCAGAGCTTGTACggttcgtcgtcgcccctcgtcgcctACCCCTACAAGCCGGCCGCGAACCGCACCCCACTGCcccactcgtcgccgctcgcaACAGTAAACGTcaacgcagcagcaggcgcgtCGCCAGCAAACTACGACCTCGAGCCCATCACCTACCCCGCGCACTTGGCCCAGCGGAGACCACCTGGATCCAGCGCGTCTCCCCCACCACACGGCGCTTCGTCGGCTGCAGCCTCGCGCTCACCATCGGGCTCGAGCCCACCGCCCAACATTACCTCAATCTCCCCGCTCCCGGCGACCACGCCGGTGCCCTCTGCATCCGCCCCTGCTACGTCCCCCGTGGCGCCGGCCGTCCCAGCCCGCTCCGCTCATCGCTACCGCGACTTTACTCTTGGGTCGACCGGACTCGTGTCGGCCATGAACCTCACGACCCAGAACCTCACTGCCCACCAGGCTATCCAGAATGGT GACGACAAGAGCGCAAAGGTGCGAgaggcggccgcggcagcagccgcagctaCTGCTGcagccaacgccgccgcagccacctCGAACGGCCTTTCCCTCGAGCCTCTCCTTCCTTCCGGCAAGGTTCCCCGCGCACCGCCAAGCGAAATGTACTTTGCGCCTATACCTGCGCACggtcgcccgcccgctcagCCGATCCGTGCGCATACTGGCACGCTCGTCGATGACAAGATCTGGGTcattggcggcgtcgactcAAAGTCATGCTGGCGAGGAGTGGCCTGCTTTGACACGGAATCATACCACTGGACAATGATTGAGACGTTTGGTGACGCTCTCCCACCATTACGCGCTCACACGACCAACATTGTCGGCAATACCCTGTATCTCTTTGGTGGAGGCGACGGCCCGACCTATTCGAATGACGTCTGGGCGTTTGATACGATCTCGCATCGCTTCTCGCGCCCGGAAATCACCACGCCAAGGGACAAGCACCCACCGCCACGACGCGCTCATACCGCGCTCCTGTACCGCAACTTTATTGTCGTTTTTGGCGGCGGAAATGGTCAGGCGGCACTCAACGACCTCTGGGCCCTCGACGTGTCGGACCCCGACCACCTCTCGTGGCATGAGTGGACGACGCATGGTGACATTCCGCCAAAGAAGGGTTACCACTCGGCCAACCTCGTCCAGGACAAGATGGTGGTGTTTGGTGGCAGTGACGGCCACGCGAGTTTCGGCGACGTACATGTGTTGGACTTGC AATCCCTGGAATGGACACACATCGACGTCTCGCCGCAGCAGAACCGCCTGTCGCACACGacctcgctcgtcggcaacTTCTTATACATCATCGGTGGCCACAACGGCCACGCGTACGCCCAAGACGTGCTCGTGCTGGATCTGT TGAACTGGCACTACGAGTACAAGTCGCCGAAGGGCCTGCCACCACCTGGACGAGGCTACCACGTCGCGGTGCTTCACGATTCCCGTATCTGGATCAGTGGCGGCTACAATGGCGTTGAAGTGTATGACGACGTCTGGGTTTTAGAACTCGGAGCAGGGTCATACTTGACCCAAGTG GCCGACTTTCAactcgacgagaagaaggtgCCCCACAAGGATAAAGACGGCAAGCCTGTATTTATCGCCGCGCCAGGACATGTGCGCAACGGCAACCGGATCTAG